The Quercus lobata isolate SW786 chromosome 9, ValleyOak3.0 Primary Assembly, whole genome shotgun sequence region GCCGGAGGGGTGATCGGGAAGTCCGGGAGCATCATCAAGTCGATTCGGCAGCACACCGGCGCGTGGATCAACGTGCACGAGCTGATCCCCGGGGACGAGGAGCGGATCATCGAGATCTCCGACACGCGCCGGCGAGACCCAGACGGGAGAATGCCGGCGTTCTCGCCGGCGCAGGAGGCGCTGTTCCTCATCCACGACAGGATCCTCGAGAGCTCCGACGAGTTCGTGTCCGGCGCCGGCGAGGAGGGTTTTGGGCTGGTGATGAGTGGCGGGAAGGAGAGAGTGGCGACGAGACTTGTTGTGTCGAGAATGCATGTGGGTTGTTTGTTGGGAAAAGGAGGGAAGATCATTGAGCAAATGAGGATTGAGACAAAGACCCAGATTAGAATTCTGCCTAGAGATCATAGTCTACCACGTTGCGTTTCAATGTCGGAGGAGATTGTTCAGGTTCTCTGGGAACACATATACTACTTCAAAAAAgttcaaagtttcaaaaacccaaatcacaaaactaaaaatttcaatttgattatgATACTTTTGTTGAGTACTACTACTAGTACTTAGTACTTAAACCCAATCAAGATTGGATCTTTGGACGGTTTAGATTGCCATGCTACTAAGTACTACTaaatactactactactactactactactactacttgCTTACTGTGAGTAAATGTCACTGAGAGTGTGTGTGATTATTGCCTTTTTGTAGAAGACCCAAAACAACACACCAAAAAAACCCATTGCTGTTGCTGCTGAGACTTGGAAGTGGCAGGAGATATGGTGTGTGAGACagccaaatttgaatttaagagGACCCCATTGATTATATTAATTGCTTTTACATTAAGACCAAAAGAACATGATTTGGTGTCTTAATGGTGTTTGGGGGTATTCCAGAAAAAGTATATTGTCACTTTGTTTTGATGTTGAGTTTGGTGCTTTTTGGTAGTTGGTGTATTAGTTTGTGCtaatttttgggtattttatgGTTAGACTATATAGCGGTGAACTTGGTCTTGAAAAGGTAATTTTTGAACTTCAGAAtggtttattttttggatagttAAATACTGGGGGGACGAGGAGGTGGGGTTTGAATCAGACATGCAGCATCATAAAGGTTGCCATTACCACTGGGCTATCACTTGAACCCCCGAACTTTAGAAAGTTAATGAAGAGTAACCTGATGATATTGCCTTCTTAAATGGCCGAAATTAAACAACCATGGGCAGGTTTTTGAAATGACTAGTTTCATGACAGTACATTAGAAGGGAATGAAGGGAACAAATCTTAGTTTTGCCAGATTCTAAATTGGTCTGGTTGAAGTTGTTTTAATATGCCCAATATGTGAACATTCATAGCTGCATTTTTTCACTGTTATACTTGAACTGCAGATTATATTTccttattttgttataaatttctTGGACGAATTATCATGTTGAATATACCTTAGGTTTGGTAGTCAATGTTGTAGTCTGATTTTCTCCAAGGTCATACCTTTACATTTCTTTGAGTTTACCAGCCTTGTCAGGTTCTAATTCTCTGCCTACAACATTCTGAGGACTGAGGTTTATTTCTGCATTTATGAATACTAAATACAGCTATGAATGTTCATCACCAATTTGGACTCTTCTTTTTGAGGGGGAAGGGAGAGTTGTATTATGTCATTTTGTGGGTGTCTAATTAGGGCGTTTAATTCATCTAATATGACCATGCAGAAATGCATTTGATATAGGAAAACTTTCTGGATATTTGATATACAACCTTTTCCTATCAATGAAGATATTGGAGTTTAAATATGATATCGTTGTTTCCCTGCAGGTTGTAGGTGATGTGAATGCTGTAAAGAATGCTATAGCTATTATTTCATCACGCCTAAGGGAGAGTCAGCATCGTGATCGCGGTCATTTCCATGGACGAATGCATTCACCAGAACGATTTTTTCCTCCTGATGATGATTATATGCCTCACATAAACAGTACAGCACGCCGTTCGTCCGATGGTGCCAATTTTGGACCACGATTATCCGCCAACAATATCAGAGGCAACAACTATGCCTCACGTTCATCTGGTTTTATTGAATCTGGGGTTGCTCCCATGGTTGACCATGTGCAGCCCTATTATGGAGAGGACATTGTGTTTCGAATACTTTGCCCCATTGACAAGGTGGATAGTGTTGTTGGAGAGGCTGATGGAATCTTAGAATTGCTTCGAAATGAAATTGGGGTCGATGTTAGGGTGACTGATCCTGTTGTTGGTTCAGATGAGCAGATAATTATCATTTCTTCAGAGGAGGTACTTGCCACTTCTCTATCTTTTGAAGCAATGtggataattaattttaaaacctctgGAGTTCCATAATAATCTGGTAGTGCTTATCTTGGAAGTGATGGTGCTCTTTTAAGTTTGCTAATTCTGAGTTTCAGGCTGTTGAGTTCTAAGATAAGTTTGAAACAAGTATAAACCTCTTGTTGCATCAAAAtgttaaaacatatatatatatatatatatatttcttgatgTTGATTTGCTTGtgtaaataatattatacttCAGTAGGTTCTAACCACCCATTATTTCTATACTTAGGGTCCTGATGATGAGATGTTTCCAGCCCAGGAAGCTTTGTTGCATATCCAAACCCGCATTGTTGATCTTGTTCCAGAGAAGGACAACATTATAACCACTAGGTTACTTGTCCCGACTAGTGATATTGGATGTTTGGAAGGAAGAGATGGATCATTGTTGGAGATGAAGAGGTTGACTGGTGCAAATATACAAATACTGCCAAGAGAAGAACTTCCTCTGTGTGTATCAGGAGCTGAGGAACTTGTACAGGTTTGTCATTATATTTATACCTTCTTATTTGGTTAGCTGTCTGAATTGGTTAGATGCCTGGGGTTTCACATAATGATGTAAGTTGAACAATAGACTTTATAACGATAATAAGTTCTAGGTTAAAGCAGACTAATGGTGCAGATGGTGGCTCCCTCATAACTGGGTTTGGATATCTTTTTCGGTTATTATTATGGACTGTTAGATATGAACAATCCAGGGAcagagcaaaattaatttcatctTGTTATGCTATTAATGGTAAATGTCTTGTTTTCTGATTTTGCTTCTTTCCCTTGTGTATGTGATGTGtatttgcatctttacatttatggaTTAGGGCATCTAGATTTTATCTGTCTGTCATGtatcatttaaaatgtttttaccaaaaaaaataatggaaaggTCCCAACCTGTGGCCCACAAGGTCAACAAGCAAAAAGGCTGGTTGGCAGCTTTGGGCatttttaaaggctcttttGTGTCATCTGCAGATTGTAGGGGAGATAAAAGCGGCTCGAGATGCTCTTGTTGAGGTGACATCAAGACTAAGGAGTCATATATATAGGGAGTTCTTTCTAAAGGATATGACACCACCTTCTGTCTCTGCACCAGGCCCTGTGGGCAGCGGTCTAGGACTGGAGGCATCTTCTCCCAATAATGTAGCTCCAGGTCGTGAAGGTCATACTGGAGGTGATCCTCCTACTGCAACATATCAGAATGTTCAAACTGTGGCAGCAGCTCAGCCATCAAAGGTAACTTCATTCCTTGATAGATTGAGAAACTCACTGACTCTTTAAGTCTGTGTGTGGATAATACTTCTCTCTTTACTGCCTTTTCTTTATCAATGGCTACCATGTATACAATTGTTGGGCTGTCTACCATTCTTTCCTTTGGCAGTCAAATAgataaatgaaattttgagcGAGCCAAACTATGTGTTGGTCTTAATCGTGAAAATGTCTTTGGCAAACAAGACTAGTTAACTTTCTGGTTACTGCCTTATTATGATTTGAATTGACAGCAGATTTTTCCGTTCACATGGGCTCTTGATTTGGTATTATAATACTGTAACCCGCATTTTTGTAGGAGTCTGGCAGCGAAATACCAAAGCAAAATGATAGTGACCGCCGTGAAGATGTGCCAAGTGGGTTGAATAGGTACTGAATTctgcttaattttattatttggtcCCTGAATGAATCTGTTTAGGCTTCATTTTGTTATTTGGTCCCTATATGAACCTAAGACTCATTCAGCTGGTCGCTTATGTTCTTTTTGAATTTGGGACTACTAGTCATTGATTTCCCACCTGACCTGACCCTGCCTATGTTCATTTTTTTAGAATCCCTGTAACACTTGTAACTAGGAGTACACTTGAAGTTGCCATACCAGAGCACGCGATTCCCAAACTCATCATGAAATCAAAGAACATGCTTAGTCAGATTAGTGAGGTAAGTCAGACTGGCTTTATTGCAATTTATTTACTTAAACTCAATACCATGTGGAATGGCCTTTTGACCTTTCTTCTTTTGGGAACAGCTTTCAGGAGCCAATGTAACCCTGGTAGAAGATAGACCAGATATGACACAAAAGACCATTCAAATATCAGGTACTCCAGACCAGACCGAGAGAGCCCAGAGTTTGCTTCAGGGATTTATTTTGAGCAGTAAGTCCCTCTCTGACACACACATTCAACGGTATATTGTGTACATGCATGCCCGATTCTTGGATTCTCTGGTTAAATGAAGTGACAGTTACACACCTTTTTTCCCGTTTCAGCTCAAGAAGATGCCCCTTAAGTTACTATGGACAACATGCAAATGGAAAGGCGGCTAAACAGGAATGGTGCCATTCAGGCTTCATCTGTGATCTGACTTCCCATAGTTTTTTAATCCCAGAGTGCAAGGGGCCAGGGCCATGGTCCGCGCatgttttgtatatttttatcaTCTGGCTGCCGTTCAAAAGggtattaaattttcaaattgaaagaACAATTCCACTGTAAATGTCGACATCTAAGGGAGCTTCAATTGTTGTTTTTCTGCAATGTTTCAATTTTCCTGCATGAGTATGGGGGAACttgagtagtttttttttttttcctttttcaattgTACCTGTAATGCTCTAGCATGAGTGGTGTCCACTAATCCAGCATTCGGATTTGCTAGTTTGGAATTTTCCCACAAAGCCTGAATGGACACTCCCTAGAGTAAAGCTTTGCAAGTTTTGACTGAAAGTTAGTCAATGAAGTAATCTTtgtaatgattttatttttagtttcgTCCTTATTATAATGTAttgtactcttttttcttctttttttttttctctctctcattgtcaagcaaaagaaaaaggcaaactTTTATCAGTAATTGAGAGAGGAGGGTAAACGAGAGTGGCGGATAACTCATCAATTACTTAATACCATACTACAAGGTTCATGATTCATCGCAGATACTTGTGTGCAACTCCCTTCCCACTCAAATTTAATAAGCAAAATGCATCCCCTGACAATTTGATTCTATTTGCTAAATTGCTCTACTGTTCATTTCTATGATTGTCTGTGTGGACGCCTTTTCTTTATTGTAAACTTTTCTCTCATGATTGCCAAGATTAGTCTtgaatatcacaataaaatccACAATTTGCCCATGTGGTGAGTTAAGTGGAGTAAAAGTTATGGGTGTCACGTGGACGAGTTATGGGCTTTGTTGTGGTATAGCATTATTCTTAGCCATGTATATAGATGGAAAGAtcataataaaattatactaaaCTCGTTTTCACATGGCGAATTGTGAGCAGTAGAATAAAAGTGGTAGGTTTACAACTCACCACGTGTGCAAATTATGAGTTTTGCTATGATACTAGCATTATTCTTAGCCATGGACATAGATAGAAAGATCATAATAAAATCAGATTTAGTGGACTAaaatcaaaatgaccaaaaacgAAATCAAGTCTAAACTTGAAGGATTAAATTATGTAATCCAGTCTatcattattttccttttatgatCTATTAGggtttggattaaaaaaaaaaaaaaaaaaatcttatccaTGAGTAATTTGAagtttgattgggttttggttttactcttgcctaattttttttttttttttttgggaaaatgatTCACTCTATTTCATagttaagattttatttctaGATCTAACCGTGTGTAGACTATCACATCACctaaattttaaacaatatgGTATTGGATAGACcttttcttgttgttgttgttgttgttgtcctCAAGTTCTTGataacaaaagtaaaatatttgaaCCAAGCCTAACCAATGTTTAAACTCGATCTTGTTAAAAAGTCTACAAGCTTGAATTTGGCTTGATTCTTAGACAAGTCaatctcaagatcaacataaaacttttaaaacttAAGATCAAACAAAGTACATCAACAAACCCTTATTAAGCTCATATGGTTTGGACAAGCGATCCCAACTCCCACTTAATTAAAGACCCGGTAACatatgagtttattttcaagctcatatcaagcttattatcaagcCCATAAATAAACCTAGACTTACGTATTAATTGAGTCATATTGTTTACGAGcttatttatatgtatataagactataattttattttttttacttgcacTCCGCTCTtggtgttttaaatttttttttttcaatgagtccatgacaataacaataacattaAAAAGCATGTTGAGCAGATTCAATCTCCCTAGTAGTCTCATTGAGATTATCATGAGTTGCATTACCACCGTCACAACTTCTATCCTCTTTAATCGAGGTAGCTTGGAGCCGTTTATACCAACTAGAGGAATAAGGCAAGGGGATCCCCTATCTTCGTATATTTTTATCATGTGCATGGAGTATCTTGGTCAGTTaatccaagaaaaatgtgaagaGGGTGTTTGGAAAGTAGTGAAAGCTTCTAGAAGCGACCCTTCCTTTTCTCATCTACTTTTTGCCAATGATTTGATCCTTTTTGCCAAGGCTAATACTGAGAATTGTATGGCTATTAAAGAAGTCCTTGACCAGTTTTGTATGGATTCAGGTCAGATTATAAGCGATGCAAAGTCTAGAGTCTTCTTTTCCCCAAATATTGGTCAGAGGAAGCTTTGATCTCCATACTCAAGTTTCAATCAACAAGCTGTTTGGGGAAGTACCTTGGATTTCCCATTAGACATCGCGGAGGATCAAATCAGGACTTTAATTTTGTGTTAGATAAAGTTAAATCGAAATTAGTCGAGTGGAAGGCAAACCTCCTGTCTATGGCAGGAAGATCAATCCTAATTCAAGTTACCTCTTCGACTATATCGTCTTATATGATACAAAGTTGCATGCTGCCTGGGAAGGTGCTAGAGGGCATTGATAGAGTAAATAGGAATTTCCTATGGGGCTcctcaaaaataacaaaaaa contains the following coding sequences:
- the LOC115960348 gene encoding RNA-binding KH domain-containing protein RCF3 → MERSRSKRNYYYDQDYDSETVGRTRPRYNHHYAAAPGPQGPPHHRHRGGSGRTAKPQPDPSLTVTTSYRILCHDMKAGGVIGKSGSIIKSIRQHTGAWINVHELIPGDEERIIEISDTRRRDPDGRMPAFSPAQEALFLIHDRILESSDEFVSGAGEEGFGLVMSGGKERVATRLVVSRMHVGCLLGKGGKIIEQMRIETKTQIRILPRDHSLPRCVSMSEEIVQVVGDVNAVKNAIAIISSRLRESQHRDRGHFHGRMHSPERFFPPDDDYMPHINSTARRSSDGANFGPRLSANNIRGNNYASRSSGFIESGVAPMVDHVQPYYGEDIVFRILCPIDKVDSVVGEADGILELLRNEIGVDVRVTDPVVGSDEQIIIISSEEGPDDEMFPAQEALLHIQTRIVDLVPEKDNIITTRLLVPTSDIGCLEGRDGSLLEMKRLTGANIQILPREELPLCVSGAEELVQIVGEIKAARDALVEVTSRLRSHIYREFFLKDMTPPSVSAPGPVGSGLGLEASSPNNVAPGREGHTGGDPPTATYQNVQTVAAAQPSKESGSEIPKQNDSDRREDVPSGLNRIPVTLVTRSTLEVAIPEHAIPKLIMKSKNMLSQISELSGANVTLVEDRPDMTQKTIQISGTPDQTERAQSLLQGFILSTQEDAP